The Apis cerana isolate GH-2021 linkage group LG12, AcerK_1.0, whole genome shotgun sequence sequence GCGacgaaatgatatatattcaacTTCTCATGAAGTGAGGTCAAAGTTTAACAAAGCGCGGTATTATATGTCCCAAGAAGAAATACAATATTCAagattcatttctttatattgtactCATTTCCTGTATTCTTCGAGATCTCCTTACCTTGTATACCTTGTATATCCttgtatattgataaatagaaaatccAATGCCTGAAATTATACGAGTAATTAGGTATTTTTCACACGATTATGCGCTTGATGGTAAACCGTTCGGTTTCCTTACGCGTCGAGCAATAAGTTGAATCTAGCAAATAAGTAGTTAGCCTTGGACTAACTTTACCGATGAATGTTACTTCTACTCGATGTTcataatcgatgaaaaatatattttaaaggtGCGCGTCATTACAAAAATCCGTCCTCATTCGTTGTGCGTCACTCAAATTTGTGacgtttcgttaaaaatttaaaataattaacccgatatgtatattattaaacaatttttccctataaactatatttaaatatttaataggaaAAACAATGCACGATAAATGATGTAATAATATCGAGCCTCGCTCAATCgccaatttgaattattttttattattgaaagataATCGAATTCTACATTACGATCCGAAACTGTattaatcgatttcgatattcTATGCACCGTGACGTATTATTTGTCGAAGAAAAAGAGTGGATACAATCCGATCGCGTTCTTACACGTtcgcaattttatatattagaattcaaAGTTAATCGCCACGCTTTCTTCttacgaacgaacgaacgaatggGAAGGATGAATCGTTGCGAACGGGTGCGAACATTCGgataataaaacattcaacgaaaaattaacaaacaaGAGACACGGTTCGTTTTTGCAAAAGATGGGGAAAGAATAGCCGCGATCGATTGTTACATAGTGTATAAAGAATTGTAGCAATTGTATATCAGCGATGTTGTGACACGATGGttcatctttctctctctctctttctctctttctctctttctattttatttattattcgaggtGACAATGCGGGTAGGAGGAACAATAGAAATCGATAATGATTATTGTTTCTTTACACCGGCCGAgtctattatattttcctaattgtttttgaaacttttgtatcgtaattttcttttttatatatatatatcgctaaTTTTAACTcacaatttcgtttcttttctttcttttttttcctcccccttttttatcattaaattaattaataactttcgaATCTTTGTCTCTCTTTTGTTGCGAGTATGAAAAGAACACGTGTacgaatatgattaaaatatttttataaaataacgagACAACTATTGTATTTCGCTCGGAACAATTATGCGAACAAGATCGAATGATCGTGGAGAAATAAATTGCTGATTTATTCATACTTATTCATGAGAGGATTCGcgagaatacaatttttcatccgCTTCTTCTCCAAACTTACGTAAAAGGTAGGTATAATAGTAAAACTAATGATTCTTTCCTCCGTATTATcgttaacaaaaagaaaacgtcTACGTACGATCATTCATCTCGAAAAATCTTCTTATTCCtcggagaaaaaattaaatccattttaaaatattttctacttcTAATGTATTTTGTtcgcgaagaaaaaaacaattctttctcctcgattcgaaacgacgaaactatatgaaaataataatcgcgaaCGATCGTTGAAGAATCTCTCGTGTTCTTCTTttgcgaaattatattttgcggTTAATTCACCGTCGACTTCAACAATCTCTAAACTATTAACACCAAACAATTGTGACGTGGATATACTTCTATTAACAACCGACTTTTACTGCTGCTATTTACCAGACtgaagaaaatcgaaaaaccTTAAAAGATCCCTCGACACGAATAACCATATAAATCTTATCTGCGATCGTGCGAATGAACGTCGCATTTAAATTCTAAGTGCTCGACGCGCAATTCGGAAATATGGAATAAGAATTAGTAGCCCATAAGTCAGTTATGAATGGAATCGTAAACCGCGTATAAGTACCACATACGCCAAGTATTATATACTTGCTTTCCAATGATCGaacaaatttaaacattttatcgtacgattatttctttttatttgaatgtgtttttgatgaaaaaacattacaaaaaggaaaagaagagatatTACTGCGTTACGTTATATACCACCAtactaatatttaacttttactcCGTTTCAGAAATCCAACATGGTGGAAGAGACGATCGACGCTGGAACGTGGATTAACCGTGATAGCGGTTTGCGCGGTGCTTTTAGCTATCGGATTTGCTATCGCGTTCGGTGTTCTAGCTGCGAATGTAGCATCTTGCAACCTATCATCTAGAAACggtaaaagaaagagaaaaaaatgtatcgtcAAAATTTAGATCACAATTTATCTCACAATCCATTGAAccattcttttaattcttgaaCGATCTCGTCTCGAAATTATGTTAATCGATGTTAATATGTGTTCCATACTACATTTATGTCGGAATGAATATCGTCGTCACACCATCGATATCCAATTCGTATCCGCCATGCTTTCTCTTTGGTTAATTATATACTTGTAGTAATAACCTAAGCATATATTTTAACGAGTTTATGACTGATATTATTGAACGATGTGAACGTGCATTCGGAAAATCTGCAAATGATTGTTAATCTTTTTGCAAACCTTAAAATTGTCGATATCTAATTGTCGTTTAATagcattattaatcatttcgtTGAAACATGGACAAGTCTTGCGATCGCATCGTGATCgcttcttttcaaaaaaattacgcAATTACGATCTCACAGTGATCCTTGTGTCTCtaaatctctttaaaaaagattatataaactttCTTACAACTTTCCTTCTTATCTCGCTTCTGTATTGAaaacaatagaataaaaattataggatAGAGGCGACATATTTCTCTTACGAAACTCGTACGAATAATCGATGCGCGATCTTTTTAATTCTCGAAATATCGCATTGTTACATGACGAAGCATCAAAATTGacgaaaaaatacatttataaatagtattttcaAACGTAGCATCACGTAACTCTTCTGTAGAAAAATagcattcttttattttaattcgatatcgtaaaaattactTCGATAAGCGTATGACATAACGTGGCAATATATACGATACGTATCCATGATATGTATGTTTCTTTTCCCCCGATCTGTTTGATctaatttgagataaaatGCTGGTGGCGTAAATAAGAACGCGTCGATTCTGATGCACTGGAACAAGCGATTACTATTTTGAGAATTAGTCACTGGCTCGTGGTTTCGGTCATTTCGCAAATGAATAAGAAACTGTGtaatatcataaaagaaatagttactgaatcatcgataaataatcgtttttaaGAAGTAATCGTCAATCCGTCgacgatctttctttttttcgcgaaTAGATCCCAACTTTCGATCGAGCAGGATCCATGCTGGATTTTACGTTAGATTAGAATCTTTCCTAAATATTCACGCGttattgaaatgtttttttctatatttttttatctcgtccAATGAATAGACAACAATGAGAAAGTAACCGTGTAAACGTGATTGTGTGACTTTgattaaattcgatatttgttCAAGAGAGAAAATCGAATAGAtctcataaatatttgaatgactCATtcgtttaagatttattttgagcgttatcgagataaatttgcacaaagatttttattttttttttgagattattttaaaaacgaggatgttttattttagaaaatttaaaaaatttatcttaaagtaTTTTTGACGATAGATGGATGGATGAGAGACAGAGGAgacattatttcatttcatatcacATTGAACAAATTGCTTATTGCCCAGCTTAAATATCCATCACtaacaattattaacaattgtctcgcattatttttatgttgcaATCGCATCTGCATCTGCGCCTACGCAAGAGTAGATCCTGTTAACTCAGAAGGATTACCATCCACAGCCAACGCTTTGAACGGATATCGACAGAATAAAGATATCCAAGTCATCGATAGAGGACTCCCCTGTGACGAAGATGTATGCTATACGCAAGAATGCATACATACGGGTTAGTAAAAATGTTCGATAATTCGGTAAACTCGGAATGTAAAAGCGCGATTGGACGAGTCGTAttaaatcgagaaattttagcttcgagattattaaaaaacatggACCGTGAGGTAGAACCGTGCGATGACTTTTACGACTTTGCTTGCGGTGGTTTCCTAAAATCTACCATCATCCCAGACGACAAGACCACTGTAAACACTTTTACCGGTATCAGCGACGAGCTGCAGAACCAGTTAAGGACCAGCATCGAGGAGAAAAGTCCCCCGAACGAGCCGAAACCGTTCAGACTCGTCAAGAATTTGTACAAAGCTTGTATGAATAAGAGTGAGTATGTgatacatatatctttttctttttctcctaatgaaacgaataaaaattatccttctatattaatatcgagatataatttaaaaaaataatttcagcgGTGATCGAGCAACAAGGGTTAAATCctttgttgaatattttacgaaaactTGGTGGTTGGCCTATATTGGAAAACCAATGGAATGAAACTGAATTCAATTGGAAAGAATCGGTGTACAAGTTCCGTAAGATGGGATACTCAGTCGATTACTTTATCGATTTTAGCATCGGTGTTGATTTGAAGAACAGCACGAAACGGATAATCGATGTGCGTATACACGGAAAGAACTTCATGTTCGGTGAAATTTACACGCAGACGTAAAATTCTACTCTCTCAAGCCGGCTCGAAgtcatttgcaaataaaattacattagcgtaatgaagaagaaatcggTAGTAAAGTTAAACGCGTGAATTGCTAATGTAAATTTAGCTTTTCCTAGAGAATATGCTATTTGGCGGAACTGTGAAACAATAATGTTTAAGTTGCATTTATGattatagtttaatatttgtttaatcgatcatttaaattatctttgctAGGATATAGgatagagaataataataatttaaatatttcatttttacagtTGGATCAAGCTGCTCTTGGATTATCACGCGAATATTTGTCCAAAGGTTTCACTGATAAAATTGTACAAGCTTATTATAGCTATATGGTTGATATTTCAGTAATTCTTGGAGCTAATAGAACTGATGCAGAAGTCGAATTGAGAGAATCGTTGGAATTCGAAATGAATCTTGCCAATGTAAGTTAATTGTTAAATCAAATCTggattcttttttgaattttattcactTGATAAATACCATCTTACGATATTAAATactcaattttataaagataaataaatttaataaaaatatttataatcaattatatcatattaaatttatttatttcgatattttaatattttaaaatgtaaaatatatttattcacgcattaacaaaaaataataaaaaaaaatcgtagtATCTAATAATGTTACTTAAATAAGTtcggaataattaatatatgtaaaacttaaaatatatccaGATTTCTTTACCAAATGAAAAACGTCGGAACGCTACTCTTCTTTATAATCCCATGACGGTACGAGAATTATCGAAAAAGTATCCCAGTATACCATGGAAGGAATACTTCAACACTCTTCTGGCGCCTAAGATTCAAGTTGACGAGGAAGAAATAGTGATCGTCAGCGTTCCCAATTATATTGCGAGCTTGGAGAAATTATTAGCCGCCACTCCGAAAAGAGTGCAAGCTAACTACGTGATGTGGAGAGCAGCCGCCTCTTCTGTAAGCTATCTCACGGATGAAATTCGTAAAAGACAATTGCAATATTCCACGGCATTAAGTGGGAAAACTGAGAGAGAACCTAGATGGAAGGAATGCATTGATACGGTTTCCGGTAGTTTAGCTATAAGTGTTGGCGCGATGTATGTCAGGAAATACTTCAAACAGGATGCAAAGAATAATGCCGTGGAAATGGTGGCTGATATTAGAAAAGAATTcacaaagatattaaaaaaggtacaatattaataatttaaatatgtgaaAACTTACTCGAAagattttcttccttcttctttttaatttgtgatttaaattaaaaaatattatttataatcaatttttttttttttttaggttgaTTGGATGGACAAAGATACAAAAAGGAGTGCTCTGGACAAAGCAGCTAATATGTCTAGTCATATTGCTTATCCCGATGAATTGTTAGATGATAGTAAACTCGAACAATTCTACGAGAAATTGGAATTAACGACCGATAATTATttggaagatattttaaatttgacttTGTTCGGCgttgaatattcttttaataaattgagacAACCTGTGAACAAAAGTGACTGGGTCACTCACGGAAGGCCAGCTATCGTTAACGCCTTTTATTCGTCTCTTGAAAATAGTATACGTGAGTATACtatgaaattcataaaatttgatggaacaataattttgttataaatcgTTGACCAATAAAAAAGTGCGATAACATTTATGTAATGTTTTTTCAGAATTCCCTGCTGGTATCTTGCAAGGTGCTTTCTTTAATAACGATCGACCAAGATATATGAATTATGGCGCCATTGGTTTCGTTATTGGCCACGAAATAACACACGGCTTTGACGATCAGGGCAGACAATTCGATAAAAACGGAAATCTGGTCGATTGGTGGGCGCCGCaaacaaaggaaaaatatttagaaaaagcgGAATGTATTATTCATCAATACGGCAATTATACCGTGGAAGAAGTTAACTTGAATGTAATGATCGACTTTTATTATACACacattctctctttctattttaatcaaattaattatttaaaaaataatatatataaaataaataattatacaaagaaTCACTTTTTATTTCCTATTACAGTTAAACGGTATCAATACCCAAGGTGAGAATATTGCAGACAATGGTGGAATAAAAGAAGCTTATCTAGCGTATCAAGAATGGGTAAAGCGTAATCATGTAGAACCAAAATTGCCAGGACTTCCTTATAATCCTCAACAATTGTTCTGGATTAGCGCAGCAAATACTTGGTGCAGTAAATATAGACCAGAAGCGATGAAACTCCGTATTACAACAGGTTTTCACAGTCCCGGTAAATTCCGCGTACTGGGACCTCTTTCGAACATGGAAGAATTCTCCAAGGATTTTAATTGTCCTTTAGGCTCGAAGATGAATCCTGAAAAAAAATGCGCCGTTTGGTAAAAATCAATGTAATGGAAGAACAAAAGTTGTAGGAGAATgataacaatgaaatttagAATCTCTTTAAAATCTCAGcagaggagaaggaaaaggaagaagaaacattTGAGGCTGAAACAGTTTTCCTCTGCACGTTCCATTGAAACCGACGATCTGATTCgatcaagaaaaattgttacaaataaaatttccccaTATCTTGATTGTCGAAGATCTTGGTGGAATTCATAGAAGGAACAACGATAGAAGTGATAATGCTTCGATAGTAGTGAAAATCTGATTTGAAGACATGATCGTGTTCGAGAAAGATCTCACTAAGACATCCAAAGAGATTCACGTTCATAAATTgacttataattgaattatacgGTGCATATTACTAATATTGTTCGTTAATATATAAGtccttttttataagatagaCGTCCGAGTTTCGATAAgtattgtaaataaagaaagaccGGGAAACGAGATGGCGCGTCAcgacgatttaaaattttctataattatattttagaaaatcgaGTAAACTCCTATATTAAAGATTCTCtgaatcattgaaaaaaaaaaaggatgaagATGGATATATTTAAACTGTGATGATTTTATAGAAGTcgacaataaaataatgaaaaagattttttgctTTAAGTTGTATGATGACGcgcaaacaaaaaaatatatagaattatatcgttaattatattttcaagtaacacattgttttattgataaacatatattagacaagaaaattaatacatgTTTTTTGCTATctgtataatattctttaggCTCCGTTGAGCAATATAAGGTTGTTGAATAGTTACCATTTCGAAGTACTTAgataatatagtattaatcataataatttttaatgtacaggtggtaaaagaaaaaaaaacacctGTGTGATTACTTTTGTACTGttttattttgtctttttgCATCTATGTATCACTTAAGCGTTAATTTGTATCgtaatttctttgtttctgGATTGCAATCACCAGATgcataagaatttaataatcagaatcggcgataataattatatttattgatatatcatatcattttaGTTTAAACAGATAAATGTACTcagtatatttgtttaatataaaattttaatataaaaacatagaaAGAATATTGcgtcttaaattaaataatcgacttaaataaaaattttttatacgttatataatactagataaataaatggaatattatattgaaaatataatatttctacttcttatattaaaaattaagaaatattgtaatttcgaaaaagaaattataaaagttcaatcgatatattccatttatgatcacgaaatatagataaaaagaaaaaataaataaaaaataaacaaaaacagagacggaataaaaatattgaaatcaacgccatcttcagagtgtCGCAATGATGAATATAGAAAGGATAGCAAATGAtaaaagagagataaagataaaataagaattgatcaTCAGAACCATCTATTGAGTAGTAAAGACATTGGTTTATAAAGCAAATTCTAcgatgaaatgataaaaatgaacgaaTATGTAATACGTAACAAAAAAAGTCCTATCGTATGGCggatgaatatatattgcgCGAACGTATAggtcaaaaaaaatattttatcttgtaatATAACACATAACGCGTACAATTgaacttttctaaaaaatgaaaatgaattttccatataaatggctgtttttttttacatatattattttgaattacatttttacatttttttccacattttttttttatacatgataattacatatttactgttaataatttttaattagataaatattggcgagaaatatttatatacagaaatctttaacaaatattttaaatttcattcaattaaatgtcataaattctaaaagcaacgaaaaaataaacattttagaaaaagtgttttttaaaacatgcattttttaaaatatgcatatttttataataataagatatatctagagtttaaaaaatgctcatcaatattatttaattttgattaaaaaataaatttaaaaatagcacAGTCATTGCAAGGCATGAATTTCAGTGTTCAAATCTTTGATGATTCATCTTTTGTgccaaaattttcaaaacattgAGGAATATAACAATTTGGACAAATCGCAAAGGATggctttgtttttttttttatgatcggtatttcagaaaataggatataaatttctataaaatattgtttatcttACAATTGATCGGTGCCGCATGATTTGATAAACACAAACAAAATAGATTAATCCATTGAGGTACGGCGCCACCGATCAAGAACTATGCGTTGATAAAGTAGACTAATCGATTGGTTGCAACGTTGCCATTTCTATCGAGAACTCCTAGTAGTGGATAGTAGGGGGTTAGTAGTggaattacaaatattcgGTGACGTTTTGGTGCGGGACGAAAgtgagaaaaaaagtaaaatcggGAGAATACAAATTTGGATCGTCTTACTACACGACGCGTGAATCATGTGTCTGTCTGACATCGTGATTCCAAGGTGGCATCTTAGCACCTTGATGTCTTTATTTGCGGCATTCCTGCCAATTACGCAATAACCAGTCTTCACGATGTGGAACACTTCGTATAAGGACCGCGCGTGACTTCATTCGACAGTTTTATTTCTCGATGGTTAATCGTGGACAAACTGTGCGTTCATTTATCTGATCGAGAATACTTGATATCTTAATGCCGAAAATTCCCTCAAATTGGGATTTCTAATGGAAACGTTCGATTTGACGACGACGCTTCTTTGTGTTCAAGGTTACCAACATGAGCTTTTGGTCTCGCAGACGATTTCGCATCACTCCGCTACGAGCGTTGGCGGCATTATTTCTGATGATCATGTTGTTCTGGTATAGTCTCAGTCGGCAAGAAACACCCAGGCAACCATGCAGCGTACCTGAGGAATTTACGGAAAAACTACACGAACTTGCCTACAGGTCCATATATTTGGGTACTAGATACTGTCCGTAGATAAATTATCCAAGTgttgatatttctatttagtATGTAGTTGCATTTATGATACGATAGTATGTAAAATTCTAAAGAATCGCTgatcagatttttttattcatatcgtGCATGTTCACACGAAATTactttataaagtatttttccaCAATTATATGAATCTATGTGtcttatataattagattgtggatttttatgcaattaaaatttgtgtttaaatattcatcatatacacgtatacacgtataagatcaagagaaaataaaagaaagcatgtcattgaaattgttttttgttttatttcgatatctcAATCAATTGCCGAGATATAAGGTTTCATAACATTGCATTTTAGTACAAAGATTATGAATGAACCGACAACCTAGTAACCTACATTTTTTCCTGAAAGTGCGTATGACTTGCAGGAATCGCATTTGCTATTTGTCTCGAATTTAAGATAGGTCAGTGAGATGAGATGCGagcgaaagaataataataataaatgataaatggaaatagtaaacaattaaaaattcttatcttcatacgacgatatctcgagaACCGAAAAACATACCGagatcaagaaatattttaaaaggaaaaattcttcgttaataataattcattgatcGAAAATTATCTTCGAAGTTATAGCGGTCTAAAACTATATCTTAATGCGGTTTCAtcgaatatattcttaaaataagtTACGTGATAATTGCTCGTACTCAAGGATataatcgattttcaattatcggtcattaaaaaaaacaaactgcaaaacttattttaatttgaagctcttaaatttctaaatatctgTAATCGAacgttctatatttatatcgtttatcgtatataaaacatacgataatatgataaatatacatttgcataaaaatccgtAGTCTATTTATAACATACGATCAAATCaacaaaagttaaaataacgaaataatgaattattaaattcattctcGTGATCGAAATGAAACTTTCATGGGACACAGTTTTCTCTCATGAACAGTTTTACAAAACTACCGTACCGTTGAACTGTTCTATCTAGTGTGTGGTTTGATTAGGGTTCATTTAGTGCTAGCGAAACTGGACATCGTGCACTTTCTGTGCCTTGGAGGACTATGGGGTCAAGTTCGGATCGGTCGTGCCTTGCCATGGGCACGTAAGGTCGAGCTTTGTATGGTTGACACGCTCAGAGACGATGTTTTAATCACGAAAGCATTCCGCGAAGTTGGTTTAAGCGCTACGTACTTGCACGCGGCTGGAGTATATCGTATTCAAGAGCACGAGGTTGGAGAAGATGCGCCCAAGGTAGAGATCGTGGTTTTTGAAGAGGATGCCGTGGTAAGTTTAATCATCGTAATTTTACctcaaagattttattatcggAATAAAGATGaagtatttagaaaaaatagtcTACTATTTGAACTTTGTATGTCGAAAACTATTTGATCTTTACAACTAGTTTTATTGCTCGCAAATAGTCTTATTTCGCATAAACGTTGAGATAAGAATGATTCATATATACCTATCAGAAATTCGTATGTTTGTTACGACATTCCATTATGAGTTATA is a genomic window containing:
- the LOC108003716 gene encoding neprilysin-2 isoform X1 — its product is MTNSMKQTVIKNPTWWKRRSTLERGLTVIAVCAVLLAIGFAIAFGVLAANVASCNLSSRNDPVNSEGLPSTANALNGYRQNKDIQVIDRGLPCDEDVCYTQECIHTASRLLKNMDREVEPCDDFYDFACGGFLKSTIIPDDKTTVNTFTGISDELQNQLRTSIEEKSPPNEPKPFRLVKNLYKACMNKTVIEQQGLNPLLNILRKLGGWPILENQWNETEFNWKESVYKFRKMGYSVDYFIDFSIGVDLKNSTKRIIDLDQAALGLSREYLSKGFTDKIVQAYYSYMVDISVILGANRTDAEVELRESLEFEMNLANISLPNEKRRNATLLYNPMTVRELSKKYPSIPWKEYFNTLLAPKIQVDEEEIVIVSVPNYIASLEKLLAATPKRVQANYVMWRAAASSVSYLTDEIRKRQLQYSTALSGKTEREPRWKECIDTVSGSLAISVGAMYVRKYFKQDAKNNAVEMVADIRKEFTKILKKVDWMDKDTKRSALDKAANMSSHIAYPDELLDDSKLEQFYEKLELTTDNYLEDILNLTLFGVEYSFNKLRQPVNKSDWVTHGRPAIVNAFYSSLENSIQFPAGILQGAFFNNDRPRYMNYGAIGFVIGHEITHGFDDQGRQFDKNGNLVDWWAPQTKEKYLEKAECIIHQYGNYTVEEVNLNLNGINTQGENIADNGGIKEAYLAYQEWVKRNHVEPKLPGLPYNPQQLFWISAANTWCSKYRPEAMKLRITTGFHSPGKFRVLGPLSNMEEFSKDFNCPLGSKMNPEKKCAVW
- the LOC108003716 gene encoding neprilysin-2 isoform X2; translated protein: MTNSMKQTVIKNPTWWKRRSTLERGLTVIAVCAVLLAIGFAIAFGVLAANVASCNLSSRNANALNGYRQNKDIQVIDRGLPCDEDVCYTQECIHTASRLLKNMDREVEPCDDFYDFACGGFLKSTIIPDDKTTVNTFTGISDELQNQLRTSIEEKSPPNEPKPFRLVKNLYKACMNKTVIEQQGLNPLLNILRKLGGWPILENQWNETEFNWKESVYKFRKMGYSVDYFIDFSIGVDLKNSTKRIIDLDQAALGLSREYLSKGFTDKIVQAYYSYMVDISVILGANRTDAEVELRESLEFEMNLANISLPNEKRRNATLLYNPMTVRELSKKYPSIPWKEYFNTLLAPKIQVDEEEIVIVSVPNYIASLEKLLAATPKRVQANYVMWRAAASSVSYLTDEIRKRQLQYSTALSGKTEREPRWKECIDTVSGSLAISVGAMYVRKYFKQDAKNNAVEMVADIRKEFTKILKKVDWMDKDTKRSALDKAANMSSHIAYPDELLDDSKLEQFYEKLELTTDNYLEDILNLTLFGVEYSFNKLRQPVNKSDWVTHGRPAIVNAFYSSLENSIQFPAGILQGAFFNNDRPRYMNYGAIGFVIGHEITHGFDDQGRQFDKNGNLVDWWAPQTKEKYLEKAECIIHQYGNYTVEEVNLNLNGINTQGENIADNGGIKEAYLAYQEWVKRNHVEPKLPGLPYNPQQLFWISAANTWCSKYRPEAMKLRITTGFHSPGKFRVLGPLSNMEEFSKDFNCPLGSKMNPEKKCAVW
- the LOC108003716 gene encoding neprilysin-2 isoform X3, with the translated sequence MDREVEPCDDFYDFACGGFLKSTIIPDDKTTVNTFTGISDELQNQLRTSIEEKSPPNEPKPFRLVKNLYKACMNKTVIEQQGLNPLLNILRKLGGWPILENQWNETEFNWKESVYKFRKMGYSVDYFIDFSIGVDLKNSTKRIIDLDQAALGLSREYLSKGFTDKIVQAYYSYMVDISVILGANRTDAEVELRESLEFEMNLANISLPNEKRRNATLLYNPMTVRELSKKYPSIPWKEYFNTLLAPKIQVDEEEIVIVSVPNYIASLEKLLAATPKRVQANYVMWRAAASSVSYLTDEIRKRQLQYSTALSGKTEREPRWKECIDTVSGSLAISVGAMYVRKYFKQDAKNNAVEMVADIRKEFTKILKKVDWMDKDTKRSALDKAANMSSHIAYPDELLDDSKLEQFYEKLELTTDNYLEDILNLTLFGVEYSFNKLRQPVNKSDWVTHGRPAIVNAFYSSLENSIQFPAGILQGAFFNNDRPRYMNYGAIGFVIGHEITHGFDDQGRQFDKNGNLVDWWAPQTKEKYLEKAECIIHQYGNYTVEEVNLNLNGINTQGENIADNGGIKEAYLAYQEWVKRNHVEPKLPGLPYNPQQLFWISAANTWCSKYRPEAMKLRITTGFHSPGKFRVLGPLSNMEEFSKDFNCPLGSKMNPEKKCAVW
- the LOC108003724 gene encoding uncharacterized protein LOC108003724; translation: MVNRGQTVTNMSFWSRRRFRITPLRALAALFLMIMLFWYSLSRQETPRQPCSVPEEFTEKLHELAYRVHLVLAKLDIVHFLCLGGLWGQVRIGRALPWARKVELCMVDTLRDDVLITKAFREVGLSATYLHAAGVYRIQEHEVGEDAPKVEIVVFEEDAVTQMLRRVGWTRRVLPPDCEFSPSLQCFPPQLVIPPLPAKQFGGRLIPVPREGIELQKYHYPNDWWLEVKPTDCTEPQETIA